Proteins from one Mus pahari chromosome 10, PAHARI_EIJ_v1.1, whole genome shotgun sequence genomic window:
- the LOC110328020 gene encoding olfactory receptor 150-like, whose product MAEGNQSTVTEFIIAGLTNKPELQLILFLLFLGIYLFTALGNLGMIILILLSSHLHTPMYFFLSSLSFIDLCYSTVITPKMLVNFVAKKNVISYEECMTQLYFFLVFVISECHMLAAMAYDRYVAICNPLRYNVTMSYQVCLWMIGGVYSIGFIEATLHTVCMLRVLFCKANVVNHFFCDLLPLLQLACSSTFVNEVVLLCLSTFNFCVPMLAILSSYSFIIARIIRIKSTESRFKAFSTCSSHFSSVAVFFGSLGFMYFQPSSVSSEDQGKVTSVFYTTVVPMLNPLIYSLRNRDVKLALNKLFRKKTFHM is encoded by the coding sequence ATGGCTGAAGGCAATCAGTCCACAGTGACAGAGTTCATCATCGCTGGGttaacaaacaaaccagagcTGCAGctgatcctcttcctcctcttccttggaaTCTACCTGTTCACAGCACTGGGGAACCTGGGCATGATCATTCTGATCCTTCTCAGCTCCcacctgcacacacccatgtacttcttcctcagcagCCTGTCCTTCATTGACCTCTGTTACTCTACTGTCATTACCCCCAAAATGCTAGTGAACTTTGTAGCAAAGAAGAATGTCATCTCCTATGAGGAATGTATGACTCAGctctatttcttccttgtttttgttaTATCTGAGTGTCATATGTTGGCTGCAATGGCATATGACCGCTATGTTGCCATCTGTAACCCCTTGAGGTATAATGTCACCATGTCCTATCAAGTCTGTTTATGGATGATAGGTGGGGTGTATAGCATAGGTTTCATTGAAGCCACACTTCATACTGTTTGCATGCTACGAGTGCTTTTCTGCAAGGCTAATGTAGTAAATCACTTCTTCTGTGATCTTCTTCCATTGCTGCAACTTGCCTGCTCCAGCACATTTGTCAATGAGGTAGTACTTCTGTGCCTCAGTACTTTTAATTTCTGTGTGCCAATGCTGGCAATCTTGAGCTCTTACAGCTTTATCATTGCCAGAATCATTCGCATTAAATCCACTGAAAGCAGATTCAAAGCATTCAGCACCTGCAGCTCCCacttctcttctgttgctgtcTTCTTTGGTTCTTTGGGATTCATGTATTTTCAGCCATCATCAGTTAGCTCTGAAGATCAAGGGAAAGTGACCTCTGTGTTTTACACTACTGTTGTACCAATGCTGAATCCCTtgatctacagcctgaggaataGAGATGTCAAACTTGCTCTAAATAAGTTATTTCGAAAGAAGacatttcatatgtaa